A stretch of the Pangasianodon hypophthalmus isolate fPanHyp1 chromosome 28, fPanHyp1.pri, whole genome shotgun sequence genome encodes the following:
- the spock3 gene encoding testican-3 isoform X3, whose product MLRAVMLLVCVCAAVITGAAARQDNGNFLDDKWLTARWDKFRDEPGSWNPGKPLDQALDPAKDPCLKVKCGRHKQCVAEDYKTPTCVSQTSLKSMSFKPVLQKCKRCPLAHPAPVCATDRHTYSTKCQMEYQACISGTQIAVKCPGQCPCASEINRSVEKKECSDAELNKVASRLRDWSRDVHESSKKLKLSKPEMTVDVNKTPICKGSLGWMFTRLDMNFDLHLDQSELAGLGSEKDDVCTKAFLRSCDLGRDQLISSKEWCSCFQRHQESPCQTEITNIYKQQARKKLLGQYVPSCDEDGFYKPQQCLGSSGQCWCVDRYGNKVAGSSKMGPAECALEGSGDFGSGDSSLSDDEDDVLNDQEDMGDDEEYDDDDEDDGYLS is encoded by the exons ATGCTCCGCGCCGTCatgctgctggtgtgtgtgtgcgcggcgGTGATCACCGGAGCAGCCGCCCGCCAGGACAACGGCAATTTCCTGGACGACAAATGGCTGACAGCTCGATGGGACAAATTTCGTGAC gagcCCGGATCATGGAACCCTGGGAAGCCGCTTGATCAAG ctctgGATCCTGCCAAAGATCCCTGCTTAAAGGTTAAATGTGGTCGACACAAGCAGTGTGTGGCTGAAGACTACAAAACGCCGACCTGCGTTAGCCAGACGAG CTTAAAGAGCATGAGTTTCAAACCTGTGCTGCAGAAGTGTAAGAGATGTCCGCTGGCACATCCTGCACCAGTCTGTgcaacagacagacacacttATTCTACCaag tgtCAAATGGAGTATCAGGCATGTATCTCTGGAACACAGATTGCAGTGAAGTGTCCAGGACAGTGTCCATGTGCGTCAGAAATAAACAGATCTGTGGAGAAGAAag agtgCAGTGATGCTGAACTGAACAAAGTGGCAAGCAGACTGAGAGACTGGAGCAGAGATGTGCACGAGAGCAGCAAGAAGCTCAAGCTGTCCAAACCAGAAATGA CAGTGGATGTGAATAAGACACCCATCTGTAAAGGCTCCCTGGGTTGGATGTTCACCAGACTGGACATGAACTTTGACCTTCACCTGGACCAGTCAGAACTGGCTGGCCTGGGTTCGGAGAAGGACGACGTTTGCACAAAGGCCTTCctcaggtcatgtgacctggGCCGGGACCAGCTCATCTCCAGCAAAGAGTGGTGCTCTTGCTTCCAGAGACACCAGG AGTCTCCCTGCCAGACAGAGATTACTAACATCTACAAACAGCAAGCTAGGAAGAAATTATTGG GTCAATATGTCCCCTCCTGCGATGAGGACGGCTTCTATAAGCCTCAGCAATGCCTTGGTAGCAGTGGACAGTGCTGGTGTGTGGATCGCTATGGAAACAAGGTCGCCGGGTCAAGCAAGATGGGCCCGGCCGAATGTG cattggaGGGTTCTGGAGACTTTGGAAGTGGGGACTCGTCGCTCTCAGACGACGAGGACGACGTCCTGAACGATCAGGAGGATATGGGAGACGACGAAGAATATGACGACGATGACGAAGACGACGGCTACTTGTCGTAA
- the spock3 gene encoding testican-3 isoform X1 — protein MIQMLRAVMLLVCVCAAVITGAAARQDNGNFLDDKWLTARWDKFRDEPGSWNPGKPLDQALDPAKDPCLKVKCGRHKQCVAEDYKTPTCVSQTSLKSMSFKPVLQKCKRCPLAHPAPVCATDRHTYSTKCQMEYQACISGTQIAVKCPGQCPCASEINRSVEKKECSDAELNKVASRLRDWSRDVHESSKKLKLSKPEMTVDVNKTPICKGSLGWMFTRLDMNFDLHLDQSELAGLGSEKDDVCTKAFLRSCDLGRDQLISSKEWCSCFQRHQESPCQTEITNIYKQQARKKLLGQYVPSCDEDGFYKPQQCLGSSGQCWCVDRYGNKVAGSSKMGPAECALEGSGDFGSGDSSLSDDEDDVLNDQEDMGDDEEYDDDDEDDGYLS, from the exons ATGATTCAG ATGCTCCGCGCCGTCatgctgctggtgtgtgtgtgcgcggcgGTGATCACCGGAGCAGCCGCCCGCCAGGACAACGGCAATTTCCTGGACGACAAATGGCTGACAGCTCGATGGGACAAATTTCGTGAC gagcCCGGATCATGGAACCCTGGGAAGCCGCTTGATCAAG ctctgGATCCTGCCAAAGATCCCTGCTTAAAGGTTAAATGTGGTCGACACAAGCAGTGTGTGGCTGAAGACTACAAAACGCCGACCTGCGTTAGCCAGACGAG CTTAAAGAGCATGAGTTTCAAACCTGTGCTGCAGAAGTGTAAGAGATGTCCGCTGGCACATCCTGCACCAGTCTGTgcaacagacagacacacttATTCTACCaag tgtCAAATGGAGTATCAGGCATGTATCTCTGGAACACAGATTGCAGTGAAGTGTCCAGGACAGTGTCCATGTGCGTCAGAAATAAACAGATCTGTGGAGAAGAAag agtgCAGTGATGCTGAACTGAACAAAGTGGCAAGCAGACTGAGAGACTGGAGCAGAGATGTGCACGAGAGCAGCAAGAAGCTCAAGCTGTCCAAACCAGAAATGA CAGTGGATGTGAATAAGACACCCATCTGTAAAGGCTCCCTGGGTTGGATGTTCACCAGACTGGACATGAACTTTGACCTTCACCTGGACCAGTCAGAACTGGCTGGCCTGGGTTCGGAGAAGGACGACGTTTGCACAAAGGCCTTCctcaggtcatgtgacctggGCCGGGACCAGCTCATCTCCAGCAAAGAGTGGTGCTCTTGCTTCCAGAGACACCAGG AGTCTCCCTGCCAGACAGAGATTACTAACATCTACAAACAGCAAGCTAGGAAGAAATTATTGG GTCAATATGTCCCCTCCTGCGATGAGGACGGCTTCTATAAGCCTCAGCAATGCCTTGGTAGCAGTGGACAGTGCTGGTGTGTGGATCGCTATGGAAACAAGGTCGCCGGGTCAAGCAAGATGGGCCCGGCCGAATGTG cattggaGGGTTCTGGAGACTTTGGAAGTGGGGACTCGTCGCTCTCAGACGACGAGGACGACGTCCTGAACGATCAGGAGGATATGGGAGACGACGAAGAATATGACGACGATGACGAAGACGACGGCTACTTGTCGTAA
- the spock3 gene encoding testican-3 isoform X2 yields the protein MIQMLRAVMLLVCVCAAVITGAAARQDNGNFLDDKWLTARWDKFRDEPGSWNPGKPLDQALDPAKDPCLKVKCGRHKQCVAEDYKTPTCVSQTSLKSMSFKPVLQKCKRCPLAHPAPVCATDRHTYSTKCQMEYQACISGTQIAVKCPGQCPCASEINRSVEKKECSDAELNKVASRLRDWSRDVHESSKKLKLSKPEMMDVNKTPICKGSLGWMFTRLDMNFDLHLDQSELAGLGSEKDDVCTKAFLRSCDLGRDQLISSKEWCSCFQRHQESPCQTEITNIYKQQARKKLLGQYVPSCDEDGFYKPQQCLGSSGQCWCVDRYGNKVAGSSKMGPAECALEGSGDFGSGDSSLSDDEDDVLNDQEDMGDDEEYDDDDEDDGYLS from the exons ATGATTCAG ATGCTCCGCGCCGTCatgctgctggtgtgtgtgtgcgcggcgGTGATCACCGGAGCAGCCGCCCGCCAGGACAACGGCAATTTCCTGGACGACAAATGGCTGACAGCTCGATGGGACAAATTTCGTGAC gagcCCGGATCATGGAACCCTGGGAAGCCGCTTGATCAAG ctctgGATCCTGCCAAAGATCCCTGCTTAAAGGTTAAATGTGGTCGACACAAGCAGTGTGTGGCTGAAGACTACAAAACGCCGACCTGCGTTAGCCAGACGAG CTTAAAGAGCATGAGTTTCAAACCTGTGCTGCAGAAGTGTAAGAGATGTCCGCTGGCACATCCTGCACCAGTCTGTgcaacagacagacacacttATTCTACCaag tgtCAAATGGAGTATCAGGCATGTATCTCTGGAACACAGATTGCAGTGAAGTGTCCAGGACAGTGTCCATGTGCGTCAGAAATAAACAGATCTGTGGAGAAGAAag agtgCAGTGATGCTGAACTGAACAAAGTGGCAAGCAGACTGAGAGACTGGAGCAGAGATGTGCACGAGAGCAGCAAGAAGCTCAAGCTGTCCAAACCAGAAATGA TGGATGTGAATAAGACACCCATCTGTAAAGGCTCCCTGGGTTGGATGTTCACCAGACTGGACATGAACTTTGACCTTCACCTGGACCAGTCAGAACTGGCTGGCCTGGGTTCGGAGAAGGACGACGTTTGCACAAAGGCCTTCctcaggtcatgtgacctggGCCGGGACCAGCTCATCTCCAGCAAAGAGTGGTGCTCTTGCTTCCAGAGACACCAGG AGTCTCCCTGCCAGACAGAGATTACTAACATCTACAAACAGCAAGCTAGGAAGAAATTATTGG GTCAATATGTCCCCTCCTGCGATGAGGACGGCTTCTATAAGCCTCAGCAATGCCTTGGTAGCAGTGGACAGTGCTGGTGTGTGGATCGCTATGGAAACAAGGTCGCCGGGTCAAGCAAGATGGGCCCGGCCGAATGTG cattggaGGGTTCTGGAGACTTTGGAAGTGGGGACTCGTCGCTCTCAGACGACGAGGACGACGTCCTGAACGATCAGGAGGATATGGGAGACGACGAAGAATATGACGACGATGACGAAGACGACGGCTACTTGTCGTAA